A segment of the Leptolyngbya sp. CCY15150 genome:
TGGGGCTAGAACGACTATTTATCAGCTTTAACGGCTATTGGCAAGAGCGCAATGCAAACCTGTTGACCTGTTCGTTTAAGGAGCTAGAAGCCCCATCAGTCTTGGGGCGAGTGCCGTCGAACCATTCGCAAACGCTGGTGATCGCCTCGGCTGGCAATACAGGTCGAGCCTTTGCCAATGTGTGTTCTCAATTAGAGATGCCGCTTTGTCTAGTGATTCCTGAAAGCAGCTTATCGGCCATCTGGTCTTCCCAGCCCTTTCATCCCAATGTCAAACTGATTGTCGTGGGCGGCAAAGGCGACTATTCAGATGCGATCGCCCTTGGTAAGATCATCAGCCAGATGGACGATTTTTTTCCAGAAGGGGGAGCGGCCAATGTGGCACGTCGAGATGGCATGGGAACAACGGTGTTGGATGCGGTTGTGTCGATCGGTCAGATTCCCGATCATTACTTTCAAGCGGTCGGGTCAGGTACGGGGGGCATCTCAGCTTGGGAAGCCAATCTACGATTTCTGGCCGATGGCCGCTTTGGCGACCACAAAATGAAGCTGCATCTCGCCCAAAATGCTCCGTTTACTCCCATGGTCGATGCCTGGAATGCGGGGCTGCGAGAGCTACCCTCCACCCATGAGCTCGTCGCCCGCGAGCAAATTCAGCAGGTCTCGGCGCATGTGCTGACCAATCGCCATCCGGCCTATGGGCTGATCGGGGGTGTTTATGATGCGCTCAGTGATACCCAGGGCAAGATGTATAGCATCACCAACGCCCAATCGGATCGGGCTCGATGTTTATTTGAAGAATTAGAAGGTATTGATATCTGTCCGGCATCCGGCGTCGCGACTGCGGCCCTGCTCCAAGCCGTTGAGATGGGCACCGTCAAGCGAGATGACTGCATTTTGCTGAATATTACCAGTGGCGGCACCCAGCAGATGCAGCGAGAACATCCCATGCATTACCTGCGTCCCTGGCGATCGTTCTTGCCTGATGAAATTCGGCCAGATCTGGTGGCAGATCGCATGGGCAAGTTTTGCCATGTTGTGGCCCCGCTATAACGAGACGGGAATGCGTTACTTGTCCACATAAGTGATGCATAGCGACGTGTTAAACGATGATCTGATAAAAAAACGTTCATTCACCGATGTTTTATTCACTGAATATCTATCATTTACCAATATCTAACCTTTATCCAAGCCTAGAACTAGATTTTTATCTGGGAAGCAACTCCAGATTCCTAGATGACTTGGCATGAATGGTTCAACACTTGCCCTTCACACAAGATTTATTACACGAGATACAAACCATGGAACGTTTGTTGTTTAAGGGATTAGCTGCTGTGATGCGGCGTTCAAAGATAAAGTTTCTGCGCCAGGTTGAAGAGGCACCGAGCGTTCAAGAGCAGTTTTTGCGATCGCTGCTACACCGACACCAATCCACTGCATTTGGTCAAGAACACGGGCTGGCAGATATCCAGACGATTGATCAGTTTCAAGAACGGCTACCGGTGCAGTCCTACAGCGGTTTTAGACCCTACACTCAGCGCATGTCCATGGGAGAGCCGAATGTGCTGACGGCTGACCCACTGATTTATTTCAATATTAGTAGCGGCTCAACCGGTGAAAAAAAGCTGATTCCAGTCACCCAGCGATCGCGCCAAGCCTTAGCAAACGCTAGTCGTACGTCCATCGGGTTTGCAGCCGATGCCGCTCTCCGCAATGGGCGACCCTTGGGCAAGATGCTATTTCCGCTGTCGAGCAACGCCCTGGGGCACACTCCGAGCGGCATTCCCTATGCTCCCGTCAGCACCAGCGACTTGCGGTTAACCAACCCCCTCCTACGCCAGGTGTTTACCTATCCGTTTGAGGTATTTCAAATTTCTGACACTGCCGCGCGCACCTACATGTGTTTGCTGTTTGCCCTGCGGAATGCATCGCTTCGCATCATTAGCGCCACATTTCCAGTGTCGGCCTTGCAAATGTGCAATTACCTAGAGCGCCACGCCGAGGAGATGATTCAAGATTTAGAAACGGGCAAAATTGCCCAGGGGCTGAAGCTTGAACCCGAGTTGCGCGCCAAATTTGAGCGGCAATGCTCAGCGGTTCCGGCGCGAGCGGCTCAACTGCGACACCAGATCAGCCAGCACGGACGTCTGACTCCGCACCTGGCCTGGCCTGACCTCTCATTTATGATCACCGCACGGGGCGGCACGTCAAATTTCTATTTTGAGCGATTCCCCGAATACTTTGGCGATATGCCAATCTTTGGTGGTGTCTATGCCTGTGCCGAAGGCACCATGGGCGTGCATCAAGACTTTAATACGGATGCAGCAATCCTGTCGATCGAAAGCGGCTTTTATGAATTTATCCCCGAAGACCAATGGGAGGTTGATAACCCCAAAACGGTGCTGCCCTGGGACGTGACAGTGGGCGATCGCTACCGCATTGTGTTGACCAACTATGCCGGGTTTTATCGTTATGACTTGGGAGACGTGGTTGAAATTGCTGGCTTTGTCGGTCAAGCTCCCACCATCATCTTTCGTCATCGCCGTGGGGGAGTCATGTCATCATCCACGGAGAAAACCACGGAGTTTCAGGTCATCCAGGTGATGCAGATTTTACAAAAAACCTTTCAGTTAGCCCTGGAAAACTTTTGTATCACGCTGTCTAAAGACTGCATTCCGTCCCACTATTTGGTCAATATTGAATTGGCACCCGGTGCCGTGCTCCCTGATCCAGAAACATTTCTACAGCGGTTTGATGACACCCTAAAAGATGTCAGCGCTTTCTACGCCATCAAGCGGCGCGACCAAATTCCGCTGCCGCGACTGCGAATTTTAGAACCCGGCAGTTTTGAACATCTGCGCCAGCGCATGGTGCAGCAGGGCATTGCCGAATCGCAGCTCAAGTTTCCCCATGTCACAGAAGACCGCAATTTTCTGGATGGGCTGTCCGTTCAGCACGA
Coding sequences within it:
- a CDS encoding cysteate synthase; this encodes MSEIHNQSVGQPAYMLRCLKCEATYAADPFRLHCDANHEPSLLRAVYANQTLQVKSHLPGIFQFIDWLPVETCLNLSGKPITYASHVLANYLGLERLFISFNGYWQERNANLLTCSFKELEAPSVLGRVPSNHSQTLVIASAGNTGRAFANVCSQLEMPLCLVIPESSLSAIWSSQPFHPNVKLIVVGGKGDYSDAIALGKIISQMDDFFPEGGAANVARRDGMGTTVLDAVVSIGQIPDHYFQAVGSGTGGISAWEANLRFLADGRFGDHKMKLHLAQNAPFTPMVDAWNAGLRELPSTHELVAREQIQQVSAHVLTNRHPAYGLIGGVYDALSDTQGKMYSITNAQSDRARCLFEELEGIDICPASGVATAALLQAVEMGTVKRDDCILLNITSGGTQQMQREHPMHYLRPWRSFLPDEIRPDLVADRMGKFCHVVAPL
- a CDS encoding GH3 auxin-responsive promoter family protein yields the protein MERLLFKGLAAVMRRSKIKFLRQVEEAPSVQEQFLRSLLHRHQSTAFGQEHGLADIQTIDQFQERLPVQSYSGFRPYTQRMSMGEPNVLTADPLIYFNISSGSTGEKKLIPVTQRSRQALANASRTSIGFAADAALRNGRPLGKMLFPLSSNALGHTPSGIPYAPVSTSDLRLTNPLLRQVFTYPFEVFQISDTAARTYMCLLFALRNASLRIISATFPVSALQMCNYLERHAEEMIQDLETGKIAQGLKLEPELRAKFERQCSAVPARAAQLRHQISQHGRLTPHLAWPDLSFMITARGGTSNFYFERFPEYFGDMPIFGGVYACAEGTMGVHQDFNTDAAILSIESGFYEFIPEDQWEVDNPKTVLPWDVTVGDRYRIVLTNYAGFYRYDLGDVVEIAGFVGQAPTIIFRHRRGGVMSSSTEKTTEFQVIQVMQILQKTFQLALENFCITLSKDCIPSHYLVNIELAPGAVLPDPETFLQRFDDTLKDVSAFYAIKRRDQIPLPRLRILEPGSFEHLRQRMVQQGIAESQLKFPHVTEDRNFLDGLSVQHEARLAGDRLPQL